From the genome of Arvicola amphibius chromosome 9, mArvAmp1.2, whole genome shotgun sequence, one region includes:
- the Fmnl3 gene encoding formin-like protein 3 isoform X1, producing the protein MGNLESTEGGPGEPPSVPLLLPPGKTPMPEPCELEERFALVLSSMNLPPDKARLLRQYDNEKKWDLICDQERFQVKNPPHTYIQKLQSFLDPNVTRKKFRRRVQESTKVLRELEISLRTNHIGWVREFLNEENKGLDVLVDYLSFAQCSVMFDFEGLESGDDGAFDKLRSWSRSIEDLQPPSALSAPFTNSLARSARQSVLRYSTLPGRRALKNSRLVSQKDDVHVCILCLRAIMNYQYGFNLVMSHPHAVNEIALSLNNKNPRTKALVLELLAAVCLVRGGHEIILAAFDNFKEVCKELHRFEKLMEYFRNEDSNIDFMVACMQFINIVVHSVEDMNFRVHLQYEFTKLGLEEFLQKSRHTESEKLQVQIQAYLDNVFDVGGLLEDAETKNVALEKVEELEEHVSHLTEKLLDLENENMMRVAELEKQLLQREKELESIKETYENTNHQVHTLRRLIKEKEEAFQRRCHLEPSARGLDSMGGSEALARIGPTELSEGMPSSDLDLLASAPPAEEALPLPPPPAPPLPPPPPPLPDKCPPAPPLPGAAPSVVLTVGLSAIRIKKPIKTKFRLPVFNWTALKPNQINGTVFSELDDEKILEDLDLDKFEELFKTKAQGPALDLICSKNKTAQKAASKVTLLEANRAKNLAITLRKAGRSAEEICRAIHTFDLQTLPVDFVECLMRFLPTEAEVKLLRQYERERQPLEELAAEDRFMLLFSKVERLTQRMAGMAFLGNFQDNLQMLTPQLNAIIAASASVKSSQKLKQMLEIILALGNYMNSSKRGAVYGFKLQSLDLLLDTKSTDRKMTLLHFIALTVKEKYPDLATFWHELHFVEKAAAVSLENVLLDVKELGRGMELIRRECSIHDNSVLRNFLSTNEGRLDKLQRDAKTAEEAYNAVVRYFGESPKTTPPSVFFPVFVRFIRSYKEAEQENEARKKQEEVMREKQLAQEAKKLDAKTPSQRNKWQQQELIAELRRRQAKEHRPVYEGKDGTIEDIITVLKSVPFTARTAKRGSRFFCDAAHHDESNC; encoded by the exons AGCTCCATGAACCTGCCTCCTGACAAGGCCCGGCTCCTGCGACAGTACGACAACGAGAAGAAGTGGGATCTCATCTGTGATCAG GAACGATTCCAGGTGAAGAATCCTCCCCACACCTATATCCAGAAACTCCAGAGCTTTTTGGACCCCAACGTAACACGGAAG AAGTTCAGGAGGAGAGTGCAGGAGTCAACCAAGGTCCTACGGGAGCTGGAGATCTCACTTCGCACCAATCACATTGG GTGGGTGAGGGAATTTCTCAATGAGGAAAACAAAGGCCTGGATGTGCTGGTGGATTACCTGTCATTTGCCCAATGTTCTGTCAT GTTTGACTTTGAGGGTCTGGAGAGTGGCGATGATGGTGCATTTGACAAGCTCCGGTCCTGGAGCAGGTCAATCGAGGACCTGCAGCCGCCCAGCGCCCTGTCGGCCCCCTTCACCAACAGCCTCGCTCGCTCTGCGCGCCAGTCCGTGCTCCG GTACAGCACTCTCCCTGGCCGCAGGGCCTTGAAGAACTCCCGCCTGGTGAGCCAGAAGGACGATGTCCACGTCTGTATCCTTTGTCTCAGAGCCATCATGAACTATCAG TATGGCTTCAACTTGGTCATGTCCCACCCACACGCGGTCAATGAGATTGCACTTAGCCTCAACAACAAGAATCCAAG GACCAAAGCTCTGGTCTTGGAGCTGCTGGCAGCTGTGTGTTTGGTGCGAGGAGGTCATGAAATCATTCTTGCTGCCTTTGACAATTTCAAAGAG GTGTGTAAAGAACTGCATCGGTTTGAGAAGCTAATGGAGTATTTCCGGAATGAAGACAGCAACATTGACTTCATG GTGGCCTGCATGCAGTTCATCAACATTGTGGTGCACTCGGTAGAGGACATGAATTTCCGGGTCCACCTGCAATACGAGTTTACCAAGTTGGGGCTGGAGGAATTCCTGCAG AAGTCAAGGCACACGGAGAGCGAAAAGCTGCAGGTGCAGATTCAGGCTTACCTGGACAATGTGTTTGATGTAGGGGGGTTGTTAGAGGATGCTGAAACCAAGAATGTAGCCCTGGAAAAGGTGGAAGAACTGGAAGAGCACGTGTCCCAC CTCACAGAGAAGCTGCTGGACCTGGAGAATGAGAATATGATGCgagtggcagagctggagaagcagctaCTACAGCgggagaaggagctggagagcaTCAAG GAGACATATGAGAACACAAACCACCAGGTTCATACTCTTCGGAGGCTcattaaagaaaaggaggaggcttTCCAACGCCGATGCCACCTGGAGCCAAGTGCCCGGGGCCTGGATTCCATGGGTGGTAGCGAGGCCCTAGCCAGGATAGGCCCTACAGAGTTGAGTGAGGGCATGCCATCCTCTGACTTGGACCTGCTGGCTTCAGCCCCACCTGCTGAGGAGGcccttcctctgccccctccaCCAGCTCCACCTTTgcccccaccacctcctccattACCAG acAAGTGTCCCCCTGCCCCACCTCTCCCTGGTGCTGCTCCTTCTGTTGTGTTAACAGTGGGCCTGTCAG CCATTCGCATCAAGAAACCTATCAAGACAAAGTTCCGGCTGCCAGTCTTCAACTGGACAGCACTGAAACCCAATCAGATCAATGGCACTGTCTTCAGTGAACTTGATGATGAAAAGATCTTGGAG GACTTAGACCTGGACAAGTTTGAAGAGTTATTTAAGACAAAAGCCCAGGGTCCTGCCCTTGACCTCATCTGCTCCAAGAATAAGACTGCACAAAAGGCTGCCAGCAAGGTGACCCTTTTGGAAGCCAATCGTGCCAAGAACCTGGCTATCACCCTTCGCAAGGCTGGGCGCTCAGCTGAGGAGATCTGCAGGGCCATTCACAC GTTTGACTTACAGACATTACCTGTAGACTTCGTGGAATGCCTGATGCGCTTCCTGCCCACAGAGGCTGAGGTGAAGCTGTTGCGGCAATATGAGCGTGAACGGCAGCCCCTGGAGGAGCTGGCCGCTGAGGACCGCTTCATGTTACTCTTTAGCAAGGTGGAACGGCTGACCCAGCGAATGGCTGGCATGGCCTTTCTGGGCAACTTCCAGGACAACCTGCAGATGCTCACACCG CAACTGAATGCCATCAttgcagcctctgcctctgtcaagtcctcacagaaactgaagcagatgcTGGAG ATCATACTTGCATTGGGGAACTACATGAACAGCAGCAAGCGAGGTGCTGTGTACGGCTTTAAGCTCCAGAGCCTGGATCTG CTGCTGGACACAAAGTCCACTGACCGGAAAATGACACTGCTGCACTTCATCGCCTTGACAGTGAAGGAGAAATACCCAGACCTGGCTACCTTCTGGCATGAGCTGCACTTCGTGGAGAAGGCTGCAGCAG TGTCCCTGGAGAACGTGCTGCTGGATGTGAAAGAGCTGGGCCGGGGCATGGAGCTGATTCGGCGGGAATGCAGCATTCATGACAACAGCGTCCTTCGAAACTTCCTCAGCACCAATGAAGGCAGGCTGGACAAGCTCCAGCGTGATGCCAAGACTGCCGAG GAGGCCTACAATGCAGTTGTGCGCTACTTTGGCGAGAGtcccaagaccacacctccttcTGTGTTTTTCCCAGTATTTGTCCGATTCATTCGTTCTTACAAG GAAGCAGAACAAGAGAATGAAGCTCGCAAGAAACAAGAGGAAGTAATGCGGGAGAAGCAGCTGGCTCAGGAAGCCAAGAAGCTGGATGCCAAG ACTCCATCCCAGCGAAACAAATGGCAACAGCAGGAGCTAATTGCAGAGTTGAGACGGCGCCAAGCTAAGGAACACCGGCCTGTTTACGAAGGGAAGGATGGTACCATTGAGGATATCATCACAG TGTTGAAGAGTGTCCCTTTCACGGCCCGTACTGCCAAGCGGGGCTCACGCTTCTTCTGTGATGCAGCCCACCACGATGAGTCAAACTGTTAG